From a single Ensifer adhaerens genomic region:
- a CDS encoding Helix-turn-helix domain-containing protein, with product MFDAQEKPLQHHGLVDTRAVDEARDAIGRIFCPHFLDVRDRSAEGFHAVHNAVEQPGYSVNFVAYGAEVEIDPGELSDFFLLQLPVHGAAHVRSGNATVDVAAGQRASILSPTLASRMVWKPDCEKLIVLMRRRMVEDFFETMTHRPRAAIEFTPAIDLTAPVGRSLMAHARMMVEAAEGGSGLPDAYRAMLRDGLISLLLNGLGNNVSAALNLPAADAGSAAVRKAEEFIRARASDNISMADIANAAGIPLRTLQDAYRKALGRTLLDGVQQARVESLRNALLKPTPTLNVADAVLASGFGHLGRAAAAYREVYGESPSETLRRVRGR from the coding sequence ATGTTCGATGCGCAGGAAAAGCCTCTTCAGCATCACGGCCTGGTCGACACCCGCGCCGTCGATGAGGCGCGCGACGCCATCGGCCGCATCTTCTGCCCCCACTTCCTCGACGTCCGCGACCGCTCCGCCGAGGGTTTCCACGCCGTGCACAATGCCGTCGAGCAGCCCGGCTATTCGGTGAACTTCGTGGCCTACGGTGCCGAGGTGGAGATCGACCCCGGCGAGCTTTCCGATTTCTTCCTGCTGCAATTGCCCGTCCATGGTGCCGCGCATGTCCGAAGCGGCAATGCGACCGTCGATGTGGCGGCTGGCCAACGCGCCTCGATCCTCTCGCCGACGCTCGCCTCGCGGATGGTCTGGAAGCCGGATTGCGAAAAGCTGATCGTCCTGATGCGCCGCCGCATGGTGGAGGATTTCTTCGAGACGATGACGCATCGCCCGCGCGCGGCGATCGAATTCACGCCGGCCATCGACCTCACCGCCCCCGTCGGCCGCAGCCTCATGGCCCATGCGCGCATGATGGTCGAGGCGGCCGAGGGCGGCTCGGGCCTGCCCGATGCCTATCGCGCCATGCTGCGCGACGGGCTGATCTCGCTGCTGCTCAACGGCCTCGGCAACAACGTCTCCGCCGCCCTTAATCTCCCCGCAGCCGATGCCGGCTCCGCCGCCGTGCGCAAGGCCGAGGAATTCATCCGGGCGCGGGCGAGCGACAACATCTCCATGGCCGACATCGCCAATGCCGCCGGCATACCGCTCCGCACCCTCCAGGACGCCTACCGCAAGGCGCTGGGCCGCACGCTGCTGGATGGCGTCCAGCAGGCACGGGTGGAGAGCTTGCGCAACGCGCTGCTCAAGCCGACGCCGACGCTGAATGTTGCGGACGCCGTGCTCGCGTCAGGCTTCGGGCATCTGGGCCGGGCGGCGGCGGCCTATCGCGAGGTCTATGGGGAGAGCCCGTCGGAGACGTTGCGGCGGGTGCGGGGGAGGTAA
- a CDS encoding Dehydrogenase (flavoprotein): MTKSRLFTIVGGGQSGLQLGIGLLKAGHEVRIVQNRTGEDIARGKVMSSQCMFDQALQNERDLGINFWEAECPTVDSISFTVPSPEGNGAKAIDWNGKLDKTAQSVDQRVKIPHWMKEFTRQGGEMVIHDAGIEDLETYAKQSDLVIVAAGKGDIAKMFERDASRSPFDKPQRALALTYVKGMEKRPDHSAVNFNLIPTVGEYFTFPALTTTGPCDIMVFEGIPGGPMDCWKDVKSPEEHLAKSKWVLETFTPWEAQRCKDIELTDDNGILAGAFPPTVRKPVGRLPSGAIVLGMADAVCLNDPITGQGSNNASKCAKAYMDAILAHGDRAYDEAFMVATFEGYWAYAQYVVGWTNALLMPPPPHVLNIMGSAQAYPDLAKRIANGFNDPRDFFPWFAVPEEADAYLTRLAA, from the coding sequence ATGACCAAATCCAGACTTTTCACCATCGTGGGCGGCGGCCAGTCCGGCCTGCAGCTCGGCATTGGCCTGCTGAAGGCCGGCCATGAAGTGCGCATCGTTCAGAACCGCACGGGCGAGGACATTGCCAGGGGCAAGGTCATGTCCAGCCAGTGCATGTTCGATCAGGCGCTGCAGAACGAGCGCGATCTCGGCATCAATTTCTGGGAAGCCGAATGCCCGACGGTCGATTCCATCAGCTTCACGGTGCCCTCGCCGGAAGGTAATGGCGCCAAGGCCATCGACTGGAACGGCAAGCTCGACAAGACCGCGCAGAGCGTCGACCAGCGCGTCAAGATCCCGCACTGGATGAAGGAATTTACCCGTCAGGGCGGCGAAATGGTCATTCATGACGCCGGCATCGAAGACCTGGAAACCTACGCCAAGCAGAGCGACCTCGTCATCGTCGCCGCCGGCAAGGGTGATATTGCGAAGATGTTCGAGCGCGACGCCTCCCGCTCGCCCTTCGACAAGCCGCAGCGCGCGCTGGCACTGACCTATGTGAAGGGCATGGAGAAGCGCCCCGACCATTCGGCGGTCAACTTCAACCTCATCCCGACGGTCGGCGAATATTTCACCTTCCCGGCGCTGACGACGACCGGCCCCTGCGACATCATGGTGTTTGAAGGCATTCCGGGCGGCCCGATGGACTGCTGGAAGGATGTGAAATCCCCTGAAGAGCATCTGGCGAAGTCCAAGTGGGTGCTTGAGACCTTCACGCCCTGGGAAGCTCAGCGCTGCAAGGATATCGAACTCACGGACGACAACGGCATTCTCGCCGGCGCGTTTCCGCCCACGGTGCGCAAGCCCGTCGGCCGTCTGCCCTCCGGCGCCATCGTTCTCGGCATGGCGGACGCCGTCTGCCTCAACGACCCGATTACCGGCCAAGGCTCCAACAACGCATCCAAGTGCGCCAAGGCCTATATGGACGCGATCCTCGCCCATGGCGACCGCGCCTATGACGAGGCCTTCATGGTCGCGACCTTCGAAGGCTATTGGGCCTATGCCCAATATGTCGTCGGCTGGACCAACGCGCTCCTGATGCCGCCGCCGCCGCATGTGCTGAACATCATGGGCTCGGCGCAGGCCTATCCGGACCTCGCGAAGCGCATCGCCAACGGCTTCAACGACCCGCGCGACTTTTTCCCCTGGTTCGCTGTTCCCGAAGAGGCAGACGCCTATCTCACACGGCTTGCCGCGTAA
- a CDS encoding peptide/nickel transport system permease protein, translating into MKTIKPLLREPRVVIAGGFLLLLLLIAIFAPYIAPKDPLEQDLMLGNMPPVTSPGAEPGYYLGTDDLGRDVLSRVLYGSRIALTVAFVAASLSAIIGTLMGLAAGWYGGWADRIISRLVDIWMAFPPVLLSVLLVAVLGSGLHSVIAAIVIIDWTRFCRVVRAETMAQARLDYVMAAETIGFSRSHILWREILPNVAPVLIALVSLEMGIAVIVEAILSFVGLSLSSDIPTWGGMIAQGRQMIHQGWWVFVFPLIALFATVLAFNQLGNGLRKALDPVMRR; encoded by the coding sequence ATGAAGACCATAAAACCGCTTTTGCGTGAACCGCGGGTGGTGATCGCCGGTGGCTTCCTGCTTCTCCTCCTGCTGATCGCGATCTTCGCGCCTTACATCGCGCCGAAGGACCCGCTGGAGCAGGACCTGATGCTCGGCAACATGCCGCCCGTCACCTCACCCGGCGCGGAGCCGGGCTATTATCTCGGTACCGACGATCTCGGCCGCGACGTGCTGTCCCGCGTGCTCTACGGCTCGCGCATCGCGCTGACCGTCGCCTTCGTCGCCGCAAGCCTGTCCGCCATCATCGGAACGCTGATGGGTCTGGCCGCCGGCTGGTATGGCGGCTGGGCGGACCGGATCATCTCCCGCCTAGTCGACATCTGGATGGCCTTTCCGCCGGTGCTGCTCTCGGTACTGCTGGTCGCCGTTCTCGGCTCCGGACTTCATTCGGTGATCGCCGCCATCGTCATCATCGACTGGACGCGCTTCTGTCGCGTCGTGCGGGCAGAGACCATGGCGCAGGCGCGGCTCGATTACGTGATGGCCGCCGAGACGATCGGCTTTTCCCGCAGCCATATTCTGTGGCGCGAGATCCTGCCGAACGTCGCGCCTGTCCTCATCGCCCTTGTCAGCCTCGAAATGGGCATTGCCGTCATCGTCGAGGCGATCCTCTCCTTTGTCGGTCTCTCGCTCTCCTCCGATATCCCGACCTGGGGCGGCATGATCGCGCAAGGCCGCCAGATGATCCATCAGGGATGGTGGGTTTTCGTCTTTCCTCTCATTGCGCTCTTCGCCACCGTTCTCGCCTTCAACCAGCTGGGCAACGGTCTGCGCAAGGCGCTCGACCCGGTGATGCGCCGATGA
- a CDS encoding peptide/nickel transport system permease protein: MTASDLLNRLFMAVLTLMGVAVIVFCLLRIVPGDPIAMMISPSATPADIAALRAHYGLDLGLPQQFGIWFMDVLKGNFGTSISQRRDVMELIGERLPATLELAFAALVFGVLAGGVIATLGTLARSTALDPALDFINGLFLAVPDFVWALALVLLLGVFWPVFPLSGRIDPTLSTYFHTDFYLIESLVTFKFAAFGDLIAHMVMPMLALGLPLAAIVVRTLKEAFAEAMVQDYVLLARLKGMSPLRLVLQEALRNAVGPTLTLTGVQFTFMIGGTVIVERIFSYPGLGNMAIDAVINRDLPLIQGIVLTFGAIFILVNILVDLIAGWLNPRGAAHG, encoded by the coding sequence ATGACCGCTTCCGATCTTCTCAATCGTCTTTTCATGGCGGTGCTGACGCTGATGGGCGTTGCCGTCATCGTCTTCTGTCTCCTGCGCATCGTGCCGGGCGATCCGATCGCCATGATGATTTCGCCGAGCGCCACGCCGGCGGATATCGCGGCGCTCCGCGCCCATTACGGCCTCGATCTCGGGCTGCCGCAGCAATTCGGCATCTGGTTCATGGATGTGCTGAAGGGCAATTTCGGCACCTCGATCTCGCAGCGCCGCGATGTGATGGAACTGATCGGCGAACGCCTGCCGGCGACGCTGGAACTCGCCTTCGCCGCCCTCGTCTTCGGCGTGCTGGCCGGCGGCGTGATCGCGACGCTCGGCACGCTGGCGCGGAGCACGGCGCTCGATCCGGCGCTCGACTTCATCAACGGCCTGTTTCTCGCCGTGCCCGACTTCGTCTGGGCGCTGGCGCTCGTCCTGCTGCTCGGCGTGTTCTGGCCGGTGTTCCCGCTGTCGGGGCGCATCGATCCGACGCTTTCGACCTATTTCCATACGGATTTCTACCTGATCGAAAGCCTGGTGACCTTCAAGTTCGCGGCCTTCGGCGATCTCATCGCCCATATGGTCATGCCCATGCTGGCGCTCGGCCTGCCGCTCGCCGCCATCGTCGTGCGGACGCTGAAGGAAGCGTTCGCGGAAGCCATGGTGCAGGATTACGTGCTTCTCGCCCGCCTCAAGGGCATGTCGCCGCTGCGCCTCGTGCTGCAGGAGGCACTGCGCAATGCCGTCGGACCGACGCTGACGCTGACCGGCGTGCAGTTCACCTTCATGATCGGCGGCACGGTGATCGTGGAGCGCATCTTCTCCTATCCCGGCCTCGGCAACATGGCGATCGACGCCGTGATCAACCGCGACCTGCCGCTGATCCAGGGCATCGTGCTCACCTTCGGCGCGATTTTCATTCTCGTGAACATTCTCGTCGATCTCATCGCCGGCTGGTTGAACCCGCGGGGTGCGGCCCATGGCTGA
- a CDS encoding peptide/nickel transport system ATP-binding protein, which translates to MTQPLVAIEGLSAISTRDGGAPVLRDVSLTLEKGEVRGLVGESGAGKSTIAKALLGILPSTVKVTGGFIRFEGRDLLQMPRRELTDIMGRDITLIPQDPQTALNPARRIEAQLTDGLRLKLGMGKAAAHERALQLLDEVQIRNPERVLQAYPHELSGGMRQRILIASAFALNPKLVVADEPTTALDVTVQKEILRLIRRMQEAHGTAVIFVTHDLGVVAKICDRVTLLYAGKVIEDGATADMLTAPKHIYTSALIAAGPRYDRPNAGLEPVPEAVFRQLRAEIGIAERRV; encoded by the coding sequence ATGACCCAGCCCCTTGTTGCTATCGAAGGCCTGAGCGCCATTTCCACCCGCGACGGCGGTGCGCCGGTTCTCCGCGATGTCTCCCTCACGCTCGAAAAGGGCGAGGTGCGCGGTCTCGTCGGGGAATCCGGGGCAGGCAAATCGACCATCGCCAAGGCGCTCCTCGGCATCCTGCCGTCCACGGTGAAGGTCACCGGCGGCTTCATCCGCTTCGAGGGGCGCGACCTGCTTCAGATGCCGCGCCGCGAACTCACCGACATCATGGGCCGCGACATCACGCTGATCCCGCAGGACCCGCAGACGGCGCTCAACCCGGCGCGGCGCATCGAGGCGCAGCTGACCGACGGCCTGCGGCTCAAGCTCGGCATGGGAAAGGCGGCGGCGCATGAGCGCGCGCTGCAACTGCTTGACGAGGTGCAGATCCGCAATCCGGAACGCGTCCTGCAAGCCTATCCGCATGAGCTTTCTGGCGGGATGCGCCAGCGCATCCTCATCGCCTCCGCCTTCGCGCTGAACCCCAAGCTGGTGGTCGCCGACGAGCCGACGACGGCGCTGGACGTGACCGTGCAGAAGGAAATCCTCCGCCTCATCCGCCGCATGCAGGAAGCCCACGGCACGGCCGTCATCTTCGTCACCCATGATCTCGGCGTGGTCGCCAAGATCTGCGATCGCGTGACGCTTCTCTATGCCGGCAAGGTGATCGAGGACGGCGCGACGGCCGACATGCTGACCGCACCGAAACACATCTATACGAGCGCGTTGATTGCCGCAGGCCCCCGCTACGACAGGCCGAATGCCGGGCTGGAGCCCGTGCCGGAAGCCGTGTTCCGCCAGTTGCGCGCCGAGATCGGCATTGCCGAGAGGAGAGTGTGA
- a CDS encoding Catechol 2,3-dioxygenase: MTAQKGLPGLVGHDHTGLTVPNLDEAIDFFDRVLGCIHVLTFGPIGDPEGSFMTDALGVHPRARIERVAMIRCGNGSNLELFEYSAPDQRDLKQKNSDIGAFHIAFYVRDIAAAKAYLDDMGVETRLGPLPIDDGPIAGQSILYFQAPWGLQFEAISYPKGMAYEKDSPVLLWNPEKPGM; encoded by the coding sequence ATGACCGCTCAAAAGGGCCTTCCGGGCCTCGTCGGCCACGACCATACCGGTCTCACCGTCCCCAACCTCGACGAGGCCATCGACTTCTTCGACCGCGTGCTCGGCTGCATCCATGTGCTCACCTTCGGCCCCATCGGCGACCCGGAGGGCAGCTTCATGACGGACGCGCTCGGCGTCCACCCCCGCGCCCGCATCGAGCGCGTCGCCATGATCCGCTGCGGCAACGGCTCGAACCTCGAACTCTTCGAATATTCCGCCCCCGACCAGCGGGACCTCAAGCAGAAGAACAGCGACATCGGCGCCTTCCACATCGCCTTCTACGTCCGCGACATCGCCGCCGCGAAAGCCTATCTGGACGACATGGGCGTCGAGACGCGGCTTGGGCCGTTGCCCATCGACGACGGCCCGATTGCGGGACAGTCGATTTTGTATTTCCAAGCACCCTGGGGGCTGCAGTTCGAGGCGATCAGCTATCCGAAGGGGATGGCGTATGAGAAGGACAGTCCGGTGCTGCTGTGGAACCCGGAGAAGCCGGGGATGTGA
- a CDS encoding indolepyruvate ferredoxin oxidoreductase alpha subunit, producing MAERSFAREVEDLKLGEGDIFRGEGILAITKALLQSGVSYVGGYQGSPISHLMDVLADAKDVMEELGVHFETSASEAAAAAMLSASVMYPVRGAVTWKSTAGTNVASDALSNLSSGGVTGGALIIIGEDFGEGSSIMQERSHAFAMKSQMWLLTPRPNLPSIVDAVEKGFELSEASNTPVMLQVGIRSCHVHGHFVAKDNKRPEYTLKEALENPRRDVNRIVLPPASFVHEKEKLEKRWPAAVEFIKQNKLNEHFGPAEGEIGIVLQGGVYNGAMRALQHLGLADVYGNSRVPLYVMNVSYPMVDDELIAFAAGKKAILMVEEGAPEYIEHTLHTLFRRRDIQTKVSGKDVLPLGGEYTTPVLIKGLGAFIEANAPGLLGNRPPVPNPDPILTDPKVKALAEVVPPRPAGFCTGCPERPIFAAMKLVEKELGEHHVSADIGCHLFSILPPFNIGGTTMGYGLGPASASAFNVEADKRSISVMGDGGFWHNGLATSVGNAVFNKQDGVILVVDNFYSAATGGQDILSSRAINPRRKTNNSIVNAVKGIGATWVRQIDRTYDVAKMRDTLKEALTTKEPGPKIIVASSECMLNKQRRVKPQFAKAVKDGKRVVKERFGVDEDVCTGDHACIRLSGCPSLSVKHTDDPLKDDPVAAIDNSCVGCGNCGEVSEAAVLCPSFYRADVIHNPTGWDRFVHRMRKAVIGWLQSRRASGRVVFAD from the coding sequence ATGGCAGAGCGATCATTTGCGCGTGAAGTCGAAGACCTGAAGCTCGGCGAAGGCGACATTTTCAGAGGCGAAGGCATCCTCGCCATCACCAAGGCGCTCCTGCAATCGGGCGTCTCCTATGTCGGCGGCTATCAGGGCTCGCCGATCTCGCATCTCATGGATGTTCTGGCCGATGCCAAGGATGTCATGGAAGAGCTGGGCGTCCATTTCGAAACGTCCGCGTCCGAAGCGGCTGCCGCCGCCATGCTGTCGGCCTCCGTCATGTATCCGGTGCGCGGCGCCGTCACCTGGAAGTCCACCGCCGGCACGAATGTGGCGTCTGACGCGCTTTCCAACCTCTCCTCCGGCGGCGTCACCGGCGGCGCGCTGATCATCATCGGCGAGGATTTCGGCGAAGGCTCCTCGATCATGCAGGAGCGCAGCCACGCCTTTGCGATGAAGTCGCAGATGTGGCTGCTGACCCCCCGCCCCAACCTGCCCTCCATCGTGGACGCCGTCGAGAAGGGCTTCGAGCTGTCGGAAGCCTCCAACACGCCGGTCATGCTGCAGGTCGGTATCCGCTCCTGCCATGTGCACGGCCATTTCGTCGCCAAGGACAACAAGCGCCCGGAATACACACTCAAGGAAGCGCTGGAGAACCCGCGCCGCGACGTCAACCGCATCGTTCTGCCGCCGGCCTCCTTCGTGCATGAAAAGGAAAAGCTCGAGAAGCGCTGGCCCGCCGCCGTCGAATTCATCAAGCAAAACAAGCTCAACGAGCATTTCGGGCCAGCTGAGGGCGAGATCGGCATCGTGCTGCAGGGCGGCGTCTATAATGGCGCGATGCGCGCGCTCCAGCATCTCGGCCTTGCCGATGTCTACGGCAATTCCCGCGTGCCGCTCTATGTCATGAACGTCTCCTACCCGATGGTCGATGACGAGTTGATCGCCTTTGCCGCCGGCAAGAAGGCCATCCTCATGGTCGAGGAAGGCGCGCCGGAATATATCGAACACACGCTGCACACGCTCTTCCGCCGCAGGGACATCCAGACGAAGGTGTCGGGCAAGGACGTGCTGCCCCTTGGCGGCGAATACACGACGCCGGTGCTCATCAAGGGGCTGGGCGCCTTCATCGAAGCCAATGCCCCGGGCCTGCTCGGCAACCGCCCGCCGGTGCCGAACCCCGATCCGATCCTCACCGATCCCAAGGTCAAGGCGCTGGCCGAAGTCGTGCCGCCGCGCCCCGCCGGCTTCTGCACCGGCTGTCCGGAGCGCCCGATCTTCGCGGCCATGAAGCTGGTCGAGAAGGAACTCGGCGAACACCACGTCTCGGCCGATATCGGCTGCCACCTCTTTTCCATCCTGCCGCCCTTCAATATCGGCGGCACGACGATGGGCTATGGCCTTGGCCCCGCGTCAGCCTCCGCCTTCAATGTCGAGGCCGACAAGCGCTCCATCTCGGTCATGGGCGATGGCGGCTTCTGGCATAACGGGCTCGCCACCTCGGTCGGCAACGCCGTCTTCAACAAGCAGGATGGCGTCATCCTCGTCGTCGACAACTTCTATTCTGCGGCCACCGGCGGCCAGGACATCCTGTCGTCGCGCGCCATCAACCCGCGCCGCAAGACCAACAATTCCATCGTCAATGCGGTGAAGGGCATCGGCGCGACATGGGTTCGTCAGATCGACCGCACCTATGATGTCGCCAAGATGCGCGATACGCTGAAGGAAGCGCTGACGACCAAGGAACCCGGCCCGAAGATCATCGTCGCCTCGTCCGAATGCATGCTCAACAAGCAGCGCCGCGTGAAGCCGCAATTCGCCAAGGCGGTGAAGGACGGCAAGCGGGTGGTGAAGGAGCGTTTCGGCGTCGATGAGGATGTCTGCACGGGCGATCACGCCTGCATTCGCCTCTCCGGCTGTCCCTCGCTCTCGGTCAAGCATACGGATGATCCGCTGAAGGACGATCCGGTCGCGGCAATCGACAATTCCTGCGTCGGCTGCGGCAACTGTGGCGAAGTCTCGGAAGCGGCGGTTCTCTGCCCCTCCTTCTATCGCGCCGATGTCATCCATAACCCGACCGGCTGGGACCGCTTCGTGCATCGCATGCGCAAGGCCGTCATCGGCTGGCTCCAGTCGCGCCGCGCGAGCGGCCGCGTCGTCTTTGCAGATTGA
- a CDS encoding peptide/nickel transport system ATP-binding protein codes for MNDLLFEARGVEVTYGQSKGLFGHGRPGVRVLHGVDLAIRRGETVGIVGESGSGKTTLGRALLKLVPVSGGTIRFDGQDITALSPEAMRPLRRRMQMIFQDPMASLNPRHSIRRILTEPLFLHGLATDRRDAERQVRAILDRVSLAPVTLDRAPHELSGGQRQRVGIARAVLMKPDFVLADEIVSGLDVSTQAQVLNILKALSQEMGLAMAFISHDLSVIRAVCDRVTVMQFGKVVEEGPCETVFDAPQSPYTRLLLDAIPLPEIDDGWLTRPAPSLEQVA; via the coding sequence ATGAACGATCTTCTCTTTGAGGCACGAGGCGTTGAAGTCACCTATGGCCAGAGCAAGGGCCTCTTCGGCCACGGACGGCCGGGCGTGCGCGTGCTGCACGGCGTCGATCTCGCCATCCGACGCGGCGAGACCGTGGGTATTGTCGGCGAATCCGGGTCGGGCAAGACGACGCTCGGCCGGGCGCTGCTGAAGCTCGTGCCCGTTTCCGGCGGCACGATCCGCTTCGACGGGCAGGACATCACCGCGCTGTCGCCCGAAGCCATGCGGCCCTTGCGCCGCCGCATGCAGATGATCTTCCAGGACCCGATGGCCTCGCTCAACCCGCGCCACTCGATCCGCCGGATCCTGACCGAACCGCTCTTCCTGCACGGGCTTGCCACCGACCGGCGCGATGCCGAGCGGCAGGTGCGGGCCATCCTCGACCGCGTGTCGCTCGCCCCGGTCACACTGGACCGCGCGCCGCACGAGCTGTCTGGCGGCCAGCGCCAACGCGTCGGCATTGCGCGCGCCGTGCTGATGAAGCCGGATTTCGTGCTCGCCGACGAGATCGTCTCCGGCCTCGACGTGTCGACGCAGGCGCAGGTGCTCAACATCCTGAAGGCGCTGTCGCAGGAAATGGGCCTCGCCATGGCCTTCATCAGCCACGACCTCTCCGTGATCCGCGCGGTGTGCGACCGCGTCACCGTCATGCAGTTCGGCAAGGTGGTGGAGGAGGGGCCATGCGAAACCGTCTTCGACGCCCCGCAATCGCCCTACACACGCCTGTTGCTGGATGCCATTCCGCTGCCCGAAATCGATGACGGCTGGCTGACCCGGCCGGCGCCGTCGCTCGAGCAAGTCGCTTAA
- a CDS encoding peptide/nickel transport system substrate-binding protein has product MTDLTRRGVLGLGAATVLTGILAGRIPVQAAETNTLTIAFNSNLPSFDGTVGLSGVNPAIQAIYRSIYDQYIGQKPDLSFEPGLLTAWGWNDDKTKVWMDVREGVKWHDGSDLTPEDVVWSLTRAGKPETGNPVASVWASIGNFKVDGKRINADVLNFDPTIFKWMAFLTGYVLPKAYYEKVGAEGFEKKPIGTGPYMFDAYEGNSFLRLKANPNYWGAKPAFETVIFKFVTDPTSRVAEIESGSSDVTLEIPYEEFDRLKAKKGFAGVSSPISDIGMIFITNVEPMLDKNVRLAAHHAIDKAGIVKKLLRGYGVPIDTLEAPEYAAFDPSIKVPYDPDKAVALLKASGYSKDKPVKFKIQTTRGLKPKDYEMIQAIVGMWRKVGIEAEIEVYEIAKHFELRAGHKLAPAAFYNWGNAIGDPTTSTGFAMFSKSPHSGWKTDDVDALIGPLWGEKDEAKRIAGWKAADKYIAEQGYVIPLLQYVQPIVFKSSLKVTPNISSALQPTLVSKA; this is encoded by the coding sequence ATGACTGACTTGACGCGTCGTGGCGTACTGGGATTGGGTGCGGCTACCGTTCTGACCGGCATTCTCGCCGGCCGGATTCCGGTCCAGGCTGCCGAAACGAACACTCTGACAATTGCCTTCAACTCGAACCTGCCGTCCTTCGACGGCACGGTGGGACTGTCGGGCGTGAACCCGGCGATCCAGGCAATCTATCGCTCGATCTATGACCAATATATCGGCCAGAAGCCGGACCTGTCGTTTGAACCCGGCCTGTTGACGGCCTGGGGCTGGAACGACGACAAGACCAAGGTCTGGATGGATGTGCGCGAAGGCGTGAAGTGGCATGACGGCTCGGACCTCACGCCCGAAGACGTCGTCTGGTCGCTGACCCGCGCCGGCAAGCCTGAGACCGGCAACCCGGTGGCGAGCGTCTGGGCGAGCATCGGCAACTTCAAGGTGGACGGCAAGCGTATCAACGCCGATGTGCTGAACTTCGATCCGACCATCTTCAAGTGGATGGCCTTCCTCACCGGCTATGTCCTGCCCAAGGCTTATTATGAAAAGGTCGGCGCGGAAGGCTTCGAGAAGAAGCCGATCGGCACGGGCCCCTACATGTTCGACGCTTACGAAGGCAATTCCTTCCTGCGTCTGAAGGCCAACCCGAACTACTGGGGCGCCAAGCCGGCTTTCGAGACGGTCATTTTCAAGTTCGTGACCGACCCGACCAGCCGCGTTGCCGAAATCGAGTCTGGCTCGTCCGACGTGACGCTCGAAATTCCCTATGAAGAGTTCGACCGCCTGAAGGCCAAGAAGGGCTTTGCCGGGGTCTCCTCGCCGATCTCCGATATCGGCATGATTTTCATCACCAATGTCGAGCCGATGCTGGACAAGAATGTGCGCCTGGCCGCCCATCACGCCATCGACAAGGCCGGCATCGTCAAGAAGCTGCTGCGCGGCTATGGCGTGCCGATCGACACGCTGGAAGCCCCGGAATATGCCGCCTTCGATCCCTCGATCAAGGTGCCCTACGACCCGGACAAGGCCGTAGCCCTTCTCAAGGCCTCGGGCTATTCCAAGGACAAGCCGGTCAAGTTCAAGATCCAGACCACGCGCGGCCTGAAGCCCAAGGATTACGAAATGATCCAGGCCATCGTCGGCATGTGGCGCAAGGTCGGCATCGAGGCCGAGATCGAAGTCTACGAAATCGCCAAGCATTTCGAACTGCGCGCCGGCCACAAGCTCGCGCCCGCGGCCTTCTACAACTGGGGCAACGCGATCGGCGATCCGACGACCTCGACCGGCTTTGCCATGTTCTCCAAGTCGCCGCATTCCGGCTGGAAGACCGACGATGTTGACGCCCTGATCGGCCCGCTCTGGGGAGAAAAGGACGAGGCCAAGCGCATCGCCGGCTGGAAGGCCGCCGACAAGTATATTGCCGAGCAGGGCTATGTGATCCCGCTGTTGCAATATGTGCAGCCCATCGTCTTCAAGTCCTCGCTGAAGGTCACGCCGAATATCTCGAGCGCGCTGCAGCCGACGCTGGTGTCGAAGGCCTGA
- a CDS encoding flavin reductase, with product MGSDLFRAGMRRLAGGVTIITSLDAEGRRCGITATAVCSLSTEPPSLIACVNRSTSIAAVVEHRGVFAVNVLAEDQRPVAETFAGRTGHAREDRFAIGEWIDDGTGAPVLADASVSFDCKLAEIHEFGTHMILIGEVVSTRCADGETPPLIYGDGAFLTARLAAASASAAA from the coding sequence ATGGGTAGCGATCTCTTCCGTGCCGGAATGCGCCGTCTTGCAGGCGGTGTCACCATCATCACCTCGCTGGACGCCGAAGGGCGCCGCTGCGGGATTACGGCAACCGCCGTCTGTTCGCTCTCGACCGAGCCGCCATCGCTGATTGCCTGCGTGAACCGCTCGACCTCCATTGCCGCCGTCGTCGAGCATCGCGGCGTCTTCGCCGTCAACGTTCTGGCCGAAGACCAGCGCCCGGTTGCCGAGACTTTTGCTGGAAGAACGGGCCATGCCCGCGAGGACCGCTTCGCCATCGGAGAATGGATCGATGACGGCACCGGCGCGCCGGTTCTGGCGGATGCTTCCGTCTCCTTCGATTGCAAGCTCGCCGAGATCCACGAATTCGGCACGCATATGATCCTCATCGGCGAGGTCGTCTCGACCCGCTGCGCCGATGGCGAAACGCCGCCGCTGATCTATGGCGACGGAGCGTTCCTGACAGCGCGCCTCGCGGCGGCGTCGGCCTCCGCGGCCGCCTGA